The following proteins come from a genomic window of Thiothrix unzii:
- a CDS encoding class I SAM-dependent methyltransferase: MPNFYFHTDNAKQALDAIANGLSSIRLSTDLNLSEQDFALSGQCLVLDADNQLSIDTLKSIVKKTQRIYLCHDGAMTPLEDRSTGYYKLVPTAGAPLLEISGVKMHISKGTDPFTSASAMAQQAVRKGDKVLDCCSGLGYAAIAAHRLGASEVLSIELSPEVMGLRALNPWSNDLKQAGIVQRQGSSYELINTLPAASFDAVIHDPPRFSLAGELYSEEFYREIFRVLRRDGRLFHYTGNPHVVKKGSSFVDGVIHRLKAAGFRHTQKVEHLMGVSAQK, translated from the coding sequence ATGCCCAACTTCTACTTTCATACCGACAATGCCAAACAAGCGTTGGATGCTATCGCCAACGGGCTTTCCAGCATCCGGCTTTCCACCGACCTGAACCTTTCCGAACAAGACTTTGCCCTAAGTGGTCAGTGCCTGGTACTCGACGCAGACAATCAACTCTCCATCGACACCCTCAAAAGCATCGTCAAAAAGACCCAGCGAATCTACCTCTGTCACGATGGCGCAATGACCCCCTTGGAAGACCGTAGCACAGGCTACTACAAGCTCGTTCCCACCGCTGGCGCACCGCTGCTAGAAATTAGCGGTGTCAAAATGCACATTTCCAAAGGAACAGACCCCTTTACCAGTGCCTCCGCAATGGCGCAACAAGCCGTGCGCAAAGGTGACAAAGTGCTGGATTGCTGTAGCGGATTGGGCTATGCCGCCATCGCCGCTCACCGCCTAGGTGCAAGCGAAGTGCTCAGCATCGAACTAAGCCCAGAAGTCATGGGGCTACGTGCGCTAAACCCTTGGTCAAACGACTTAAAGCAAGCAGGAATCGTGCAACGCCAAGGCAGCAGCTACGAACTAATAAACACCCTACCTGCCGCTTCTTTTGATGCAGTCATTCACGACCCCCCGCGTTTTTCCCTCGCCGGAGAGCTATACAGCGAAGAATTCTACCGCGAAATCTTCCGGGTACTACGCCGCGACGGACGACTCTTTCACTACACCGGCAATCCACACGTCGTCAAAAAAGGTAGCAGCTTTGTCGATGGCGTTATCCACCGCCTCAAAGCAGCAGGCTTCCGACACACACAAAAAGTCGAGCACCTGATGGGTGTCAGCGCACAAAAATAA
- the aceF gene encoding dihydrolipoyllysine-residue acetyltransferase, giving the protein MAIQEVLVPDIGSFKDVEIIEVLVSVGDTIAVEDSLITIESDKSSMEIPSPVAGVIKELKVKVGDRISEGSLVVMMEVAGIVETQNLASLQQQPVSAPTPTTTVETQNLASLQQQPVPISTTTVETQNLASLRQPHSPKLDFSKAYATPSVRKFARELGADLNKVTGSGRKGRITQDDVKAYIKDVMSMGGVPGKSATSGNTLGVAPMPDIDFSQWGAIETVPLSRINKLTGEFLHRNWVHIPHVTQFDQADITDLEAFRKQLNEENAKSGMKITPLVFIMKAVVAGLKAYPRFNSSLDAKGENLIRKSYYNIGVAVDTPDGLVVPVFRDVDKKSIMQLSEELKEMSAKARDKKLKPADMQGGCFSISSLGGIGGTKFTPIVNAPEVAILGVSKSDIQPIWNGKEFAPRLMLPLSLSYDHRVIDGADGARFTTYLAKMLGDIRRLLV; this is encoded by the coding sequence ATGGCAATCCAAGAAGTTTTAGTGCCAGACATTGGCAGCTTTAAAGATGTTGAAATCATTGAAGTATTGGTGAGCGTTGGCGACACCATCGCTGTTGAAGACTCGTTAATCACGATTGAATCCGACAAATCGTCGATGGAAATTCCGTCGCCGGTAGCGGGCGTGATTAAAGAGCTGAAAGTGAAGGTGGGGGATCGGATTTCGGAAGGGAGTTTGGTGGTGATGATGGAGGTGGCGGGGATCGTAGAGACGCAAAATCTTGCATCTCTACAACAACAACCCGTATCCGCACCGACACCCACTACCACCGTAGAGACGCAAAATCTTGCGTCTCTACAACAACAACCCGTACCGATATCCACCACCACTGTAGAGACGCAAAATCTTGCGTCTCTACGACAACCGCATTCCCCAAAACTCGACTTCAGCAAAGCTTACGCTACCCCCTCTGTGCGCAAGTTTGCCCGCGAACTCGGTGCTGACCTCAACAAGGTCACAGGCTCTGGTCGCAAGGGGCGCATTACCCAAGATGACGTAAAAGCGTACATCAAGGATGTGATGAGCATGGGCGGTGTGCCAGGAAAAAGTGCGACTTCCGGCAATACGCTGGGCGTTGCACCCATGCCGGACATTGATTTCAGCCAATGGGGTGCAATCGAAACCGTGCCGTTGTCGCGCATCAATAAACTGACCGGCGAATTCTTGCACCGCAACTGGGTACACATTCCGCACGTCACCCAGTTTGACCAAGCGGACATCACCGATCTGGAAGCGTTCCGCAAGCAATTGAATGAGGAAAATGCCAAGTCGGGGATGAAAATTACCCCGCTGGTATTCATTATGAAAGCGGTGGTGGCGGGTCTGAAGGCTTACCCACGTTTCAATTCATCGTTGGATGCGAAGGGTGAAAACCTGATCCGTAAAAGCTACTACAACATCGGCGTGGCGGTGGATACGCCGGATGGACTGGTTGTGCCGGTGTTCCGTGACGTGGACAAAAAGTCGATTATGCAGCTTTCCGAAGAGCTGAAGGAAATGTCGGCGAAGGCGCGTGACAAGAAGCTGAAACCGGCGGATATGCAGGGCGGGTGCTTCTCGATTTCCAGCCTTGGCGGGATTGGTGGCACGAAATTTACCCCGATTGTGAATGCGCCGGAAGTCGCCATTCTGGGCGTATCCAAGTCCGACATTCAGCCCATTTGGAACGGTAAGGAATTCGCGCCGCGCTTAATGTTGCCACTGTCACTGTCGTATGACCATCGCGTAATTGATGGCGCGGATGGCGCACGTTTCACCACTTACCTTGCCAAAATGCTGGGTGATATTCGGAGGTTGCTGGTATGA
- a CDS encoding AAA family ATPase gives MNATETIYHVDEIKNLSDRELYQRLYESWNITNGEIKIWGRLKLRNDGRWASIEEVRTTTENREINYPLDEYIKLDPYIYVEYAKQILGDNQSIFIKCSLSLSPERERIRHNNPFQMAVKIGSVEILESIPINKNDILESDCESYIAKAIYNFELSKLTKDIVKKEIALQESLKSLEAKKTQEDIEINKLAKQKSILEENSSQLKSDIDIQNKKLITAIDQHEKEIQKMSKKIEKLKSYIAEKAIFLKKFEFIDDDDFDEISINIVPEFNKIETLSFSSDFNLDYKQAVFYIQSYLKNMDILYPRHIIENYLTLIRTNDLIILAGDSGSGKTNLVQSFAKAVGGVAKIIPVKPNWTSSEDLLGYYNPLEKKYLATPFLEALIEAQNNPDIPYFICLDEMNLARVEFYFADFLSKLESRDSNPEIQLYSDDESAHIFSELKAVVTVISEAEKKHSQDGIIDFIKLVQNENINSEMKRIFGFSEKDSIIKYHGDIRRMLSGVIRTPSKIKMPANVRIIGTVNIDETTHYLSPKILDRAHIMKFKSPLLSDWQSISSEIESYGFENVSKSLHFDINDLGIREAYPRFDNEDKFCQIFIDLNKEFFSPLGVEFGMRTIRQGLNYLKLFSDLNENNEQAINNFIIHKILPKFTFDGNKQSGNQNKLDLIDKVMLPKLENIIRTHNLITDEFSSVVALKNIIANARANDGVVNYWA, from the coding sequence ATGAATGCGACAGAGACAATCTATCATGTAGATGAAATTAAAAATCTTTCTGACCGTGAACTGTATCAGAGATTGTATGAAAGTTGGAATATAACTAATGGTGAAATTAAAATTTGGGGAAGACTCAAACTTAGGAATGATGGCCGGTGGGCTTCTATTGAAGAGGTAAGAACAACAACCGAAAACCGGGAAATTAACTATCCATTGGATGAATATATAAAACTAGATCCATATATTTATGTTGAGTATGCCAAACAGATATTAGGAGACAACCAAAGTATTTTTATAAAGTGCAGTCTTAGTCTGTCCCCCGAAAGGGAACGTATAAGGCATAATAATCCTTTTCAGATGGCAGTTAAAATAGGTTCAGTAGAGATTCTTGAGTCAATACCCATCAATAAAAACGACATCTTAGAATCAGATTGTGAAAGTTACATCGCAAAAGCTATTTATAATTTTGAGTTATCAAAACTCACTAAAGATATAGTTAAAAAAGAAATTGCTTTACAAGAGAGTTTAAAATCACTTGAGGCAAAGAAGACTCAAGAAGACATTGAAATAAATAAACTAGCCAAACAAAAATCTATACTTGAAGAAAATAGCTCTCAGTTAAAGTCAGATATTGATATTCAAAATAAAAAGCTGATAACTGCGATTGATCAGCATGAAAAGGAAATACAAAAAATGTCCAAGAAAATCGAAAAACTAAAATCATATATTGCAGAAAAAGCTATTTTCCTTAAAAAATTTGAGTTTATTGATGATGATGATTTTGATGAAATTTCTATTAATATAGTACCAGAATTTAATAAAATTGAAACACTAAGTTTTTCCAGTGATTTTAATTTAGACTATAAGCAGGCAGTTTTTTATATTCAATCATACTTAAAAAACATGGATATTCTTTATCCAAGACATATTATTGAGAATTACTTAACGCTTATTCGTACAAATGATTTAATTATCCTGGCGGGTGACTCTGGTTCAGGTAAAACAAATTTAGTGCAATCTTTTGCAAAAGCTGTAGGTGGAGTTGCCAAAATCATTCCTGTAAAACCAAACTGGACTAGTTCTGAAGATCTATTGGGGTATTACAATCCACTTGAAAAAAAATATCTTGCCACTCCGTTCCTAGAAGCATTAATTGAAGCTCAGAATAATCCTGATATACCTTATTTTATTTGCCTAGATGAAATGAACTTGGCGAGAGTCGAATTTTATTTCGCCGACTTTTTATCAAAACTCGAATCAAGAGATTCTAATCCTGAAATTCAATTGTACTCAGATGATGAATCTGCGCATATTTTTTCAGAACTTAAAGCCGTTGTCACTGTCATTTCTGAGGCAGAAAAAAAGCATTCTCAAGATGGAATCATTGATTTTATCAAATTAGTACAAAACGAAAATATTAATTCAGAGATGAAACGTATTTTTGGATTTAGTGAAAAAGATTCAATAATTAAATATCATGGCGATATTAGGAGAATGTTATCAGGCGTTATTCGCACCCCTTCCAAAATAAAAATGCCAGCAAATGTTCGCATTATCGGCACAGTAAATATTGATGAAACAACACATTACCTATCACCTAAAATTCTTGATCGCGCCCATATTATGAAATTTAAAAGTCCTTTGCTAAGTGATTGGCAGAGTATTTCTTCTGAAATTGAAAGTTATGGCTTTGAAAATGTGAGCAAATCACTTCATTTTGATATTAATGACTTAGGTATAAGAGAAGCGTACCCTCGATTTGATAATGAAGATAAATTCTGTCAAATATTTATTGATTTAAATAAAGAGTTTTTCTCCCCTTTAGGTGTTGAATTTGGTATGCGAACTATTCGTCAAGGTCTAAATTATTTGAAATTATTTTCTGATTTAAACGAAAACAATGAGCAAGCAATTAATAATTTCATAATCCATAAAATACTACCAAAATTTACTTTTGATGGAAACAAACAGTCTGGCAATCAAAACAAACTAGACTTAATAGATAAGGTAATGCTTCCGAAACTTGAAAATATCATAAGAACTCATAACTTGATTACAGATGAGTTTTCAAGTGTAGTTGCGCTTAAAAACATTATTGCGAATGCTAGAGCAAATGATGGCGTTGTAAATTACTGGGCGTAA
- the lpdA gene encoding dihydrolipoyl dehydrogenase, whose product MSKIIEVKVPDIGSFKDVEIIEVLVDAGFQIEAEDSLITIESDKSSMEIPSPVAGTIKQMLVKVGDRVSEGSVLLMLEVVETGDAAVVTTVETQNLASLQQSSPSPTPTSADLETELVVLGSGPGGYTAAFRAADLGKKVVLIERYPNIGGVCLNVGCIPSKALLHTAEVINEAKEFAKHGVKFGEPDIDLDAVRAHKSDVVGKLTTGLKGLAKQRKVQIVQGYGRFTSPNTIEVEAADGSKQTVKFANCIIAAGSRVTKLPFIPWDDPRVMDSTDALELPEIPKRMLVVGGGIIGLEMATVYHALGAKITVVELSPGLMPGADRDIVKPLHNQIKGMYENIYLNTKVTAITPTAEGLVCAFEGKGAPATDTFDRVLVAIGRSPNGGLIDAGKAGVFADTRGFIPVDNQMRTNVPHIFAIGDIVGQPMLAHKATHEGKVAAEVIAGHKAYFDAKTIPSVAYTSPEVAWMGKTEEQCKAEGIAYEKGAFPWAASGRALSMDASNGITKVLFDKATGQLIGAGIAGKNAGELIAEAVLALEMGADMHDMSLTIHPHPTLSETLNFAAEVAEGTCTDIYAPKK is encoded by the coding sequence ATGAGCAAGATTATCGAAGTCAAAGTCCCCGATATTGGCAGTTTTAAAGACGTTGAAATCATTGAAGTCTTGGTCGATGCCGGTTTCCAGATTGAGGCGGAAGATTCGCTGATTACCATCGAGTCTGATAAATCGTCGATGGAAATTCCCAGCCCTGTCGCTGGCACGATTAAGCAGATGCTGGTGAAGGTGGGGGATCGGGTGTCGGAAGGGTCGGTGTTGTTGATGTTGGAGGTGGTAGAGACGGGGGATGCAGCTGTTGTTACCACCGTAGAGACGCAAAATCTTGCGTCTCTACAACAATCTTCACCTTCACCTACACCCACGTCTGCTGATCTTGAAACCGAACTCGTCGTTCTAGGCTCTGGCCCCGGCGGGTACACCGCTGCGTTCCGCGCTGCTGACCTTGGCAAAAAAGTGGTGCTGATCGAGCGTTACCCCAATATCGGGGGCGTATGCCTCAACGTCGGTTGCATCCCCTCCAAAGCGTTATTGCACACGGCGGAAGTGATCAACGAGGCGAAGGAGTTTGCTAAGCATGGCGTGAAATTCGGCGAGCCGGACATCGACCTTGATGCCGTGCGAGCGCATAAAAGCGATGTGGTCGGCAAGTTGACCACGGGTCTGAAAGGCTTGGCGAAGCAGCGCAAAGTGCAAATCGTGCAAGGCTACGGACGTTTCACTTCACCCAATACCATTGAAGTGGAAGCAGCGGATGGCAGCAAGCAGACCGTGAAGTTTGCCAATTGCATCATTGCCGCCGGTTCGCGAGTCACGAAATTGCCGTTTATTCCGTGGGACGATCCACGGGTGATGGATTCTACCGATGCGCTGGAATTGCCGGAAATCCCTAAGCGGATGCTGGTGGTCGGCGGTGGCATTATCGGGTTGGAAATGGCGACGGTTTACCACGCGCTTGGTGCAAAAATTACCGTGGTGGAACTTTCACCCGGACTGATGCCCGGTGCGGATCGTGACATTGTGAAGCCCTTGCACAACCAGATTAAGGGGATGTACGAGAATATCTACCTGAATACCAAAGTTACCGCGATTACGCCGACGGCTGAGGGTTTGGTGTGTGCGTTTGAGGGCAAGGGTGCGCCTGCGACGGATACGTTTGACCGGGTGTTGGTGGCGATTGGGCGTTCGCCAAATGGTGGGCTGATTGACGCGGGGAAGGCGGGGGTGTTTGCGGATACACGCGGTTTTATTCCGGTGGATAATCAGATGCGTACCAATGTGCCGCACATTTTTGCGATTGGCGACATTGTGGGGCAGCCGATGCTGGCGCACAAAGCCACGCACGAGGGCAAAGTCGCGGCGGAAGTGATTGCGGGGCATAAAGCCTATTTTGATGCGAAAACCATTCCGTCGGTCGCTTACACCAGCCCGGAAGTGGCGTGGATGGGCAAGACCGAAGAGCAGTGCAAGGCGGAAGGGATTGCGTATGAAAAAGGCGCGTTCCCCTGGGCGGCGAGTGGGCGGGCGTTGTCGATGGATGCCAGCAACGGGATTACCAAGGTGCTGTTTGATAAGGCAACCGGGCAACTGATTGGCGCGGGCATTGCGGGTAAGAATGCCGGTGAGCTGATTGCCGAGGCGGTGCTGGCCTTGGAAATGGGGGCGGATATGCACGACATGAGTTTGACGATTCACCCGCATCCGACGCTTTCCGAGACGCTGAACTTTGCGGCGGAAGTGGCAGAGGGGACTTGCACGGATATTTACGCGCCGAAGAAATAA
- a CDS encoding helix-turn-helix domain-containing protein, with translation MKFAQPIPEEIRVTLQEMYMNHPTFRCRQRAQAILLSTRGFTLAELWSILDVRRDAISEWLDRWEHEGLLGLYDRPRSGCPRIYTEAEVALLKTLVDEEPRQIKTAQTKLADLTQKVASTSTLKRLLKKSSTTSGSGCVTH, from the coding sequence ATGAAATTTGCCCAGCCGATCCCTGAAGAAATCCGCGTGACCTTGCAGGAAATGTATATGAACCACCCTACATTCCGCTGTCGTCAACGTGCGCAAGCAATTTTGTTGAGTACACGCGGCTTTACCCTTGCGGAACTGTGGTCAATCTTGGATGTACGGCGCGATGCCATCAGTGAGTGGCTCGACCGCTGGGAACATGAAGGGCTGCTGGGACTTTACGACCGTCCCCGCTCTGGTTGCCCCCGGATATACACAGAAGCTGAAGTAGCGTTGTTGAAAACCCTAGTGGACGAAGAGCCACGCCAAATCAAGACGGCTCAAACCAAACTGGCTGATCTAACCCAGAAAGTAGCCAGTACCAGCACCTTGAAACGCCTGTTAAAAAAAAGTTCCACTACCTCTGGAAGCGGATGCGTAACTCATTGA
- a CDS encoding element excision factor XisH family protein, which yields MPRLDIYHETVKHALVKDGWTITHDPYKLTIGKKRLFADLGAEMLLSAEKGMRRIVVEIKSFTGVSDVNDLEQAIGQYVLYKQIMETANRA from the coding sequence ATGCCCCGCTTGGATATTTACCACGAAACGGTCAAACATGCCTTGGTCAAGGATGGCTGGACGATCACGCATGACCCATACAAACTGACCATTGGCAAAAAACGCCTGTTTGCTGATCTTGGCGCGGAAATGCTCCTCAGTGCAGAAAAAGGTATGCGCCGGATTGTGGTTGAGATCAAGAGCTTTACGGGTGTATCCGATGTCAACGATTTGGAACAGGCTATTGGTCAATACGTCCTGTATAAACAAATCATGGAGACTGCAAACCGAGCCTGA
- a CDS encoding transposase, with protein MAETGETRRLLTAQSKRLNVLGFMSLDNDSFFHTVEGRVDSQAAIAAFSAFADRYAEEFAQTKIPCLVILDNAPIQTSKAFLGKREDWMLAGICLHFLPTYSPELNPIEILWRKIKYEWLPLDAYKSYKDMKELVLAILAGFGEKYTITFG; from the coding sequence GTGGCAGAAACGGGGGAAACACGCAGGCTACTCACAGCTCAGAGCAAACGCTTGAATGTCTTGGGTTTTATGAGCCTAGACAACGATAGTTTTTTCCACACGGTGGAAGGGCGCGTTGACTCACAAGCTGCCATCGCCGCCTTTAGTGCCTTTGCTGACCGTTATGCCGAAGAATTTGCACAAACAAAAATACCTTGCTTGGTTATTCTGGATAACGCCCCGATACAAACCAGCAAAGCCTTTCTTGGTAAACGTGAAGATTGGATGTTGGCGGGAATTTGCTTACATTTTTTGCCAACCTACAGCCCTGAACTCAATCCTATCGAAATACTCTGGCGAAAAATCAAATATGAATGGTTGCCGCTGGATGCCTATAAAAGCTACAAGGACATGAAGGAACTGGTGTTAGCTATACTGGCTGGCTTCGGCGAAAAATACACGATAACTTTTGGATAA
- a CDS encoding XisI protein, whose product MATELNYPEIIKKILLEYLKYDSADDVIKSSVSFDDEHGNYVLLQAGWRGDDYLQGAVIHVQLIDSKVWVQYDGTEYGVANELVDAGIPKSDIVLGFRHPSIRQYTGFAIAG is encoded by the coding sequence ATGGCTACCGAATTGAATTACCCTGAAATTATCAAGAAAATCCTGCTGGAATACCTCAAGTACGATTCCGCAGATGATGTCATCAAATCCAGTGTTAGTTTTGATGATGAACACGGCAATTACGTTTTATTGCAAGCGGGTTGGCGTGGGGATGATTATCTGCAAGGTGCGGTTATTCATGTCCAGTTGATTGATAGTAAAGTTTGGGTGCAGTACGATGGTACGGAATATGGGGTTGCCAATGAATTGGTGGATGCGGGAATTCCCAAATCAGATATTGTGTTGGGTTTTCGACATCCATCTATTCGGCAGTATACAGGCTTTGCTATAGCTGGATAG
- a CDS encoding cupin domain-containing protein: MRNNMFANIPATIPTEIFESLIQTDTIKIERIISKGQQSAEGYWYDQDQAEFVLVLQGQARIQFETHTVDLNAGDYLNIAAHQKHRVAWTTPTEETLWLAVFY, encoded by the coding sequence ATGAGAAATAATATGTTCGCGAATATCCCCGCGACTATTCCCACAGAAATCTTTGAGTCGCTCATCCAAACTGATACCATCAAAATCGAACGCATTATTTCCAAAGGTCAACAATCAGCCGAAGGCTATTGGTATGACCAAGATCAAGCGGAATTCGTGTTGGTGCTTCAAGGCCAAGCGCGTATTCAATTTGAAACACATACTGTTGACCTAAACGCAGGTGATTACCTCAACATTGCGGCTCACCAAAAGCACCGCGTCGCGTGGACAACACCTACCGAAGAAACCCTCTGGTTAGCCGTATTTTATTGA
- a CDS encoding Uma2 family endonuclease, with protein MPAQPAYLLSEAEYLQRERQAKFKSEYLNGKVYAMAGASREHNQISTNLVVSLGAQLLETPCGVYSSDMKVRTRTDKTNKFSYPDVVVTCGDEQFEDENGDVLLNPLVIIEVLSASTEAYDRGLKFFHYQLIPPLQEYLLVAQDYCRVEKYQRQADKQWVYSEFHEMQDVVEISTLQCRVRVADIYRRVLAE; from the coding sequence ATGCCAGCGCAACCTGCTTACCTGTTGAGCGAAGCGGAATACCTCCAGCGCGAACGCCAAGCCAAGTTCAAAAGCGAATATTTGAACGGCAAAGTCTACGCAATGGCAGGAGCAAGCCGTGAACATAACCAGATTTCTACTAATCTGGTGGTTTCATTGGGGGCGCAACTGCTGGAAACACCTTGTGGGGTGTATTCCAGCGATATGAAAGTCAGGACTCGCACCGACAAAACCAACAAGTTCAGCTATCCCGATGTGGTGGTGACTTGCGGCGATGAGCAATTTGAGGATGAAAATGGCGATGTGTTGCTGAATCCGCTGGTGATTATCGAAGTCCTGTCCGCATCCACTGAAGCCTATGATCGTGGGCTGAAATTCTTCCATTACCAACTGATCCCGCCTTTGCAGGAATACCTGTTGGTGGCGCAGGATTATTGCCGCGTGGAAAAATACCAGCGGCAGGCGGATAAGCAGTGGGTCTATTCCGAGTTTCACGAGATGCAGGATGTGGTGGAAATCAGCACGTTGCAATGTCGGGTTAGGGTGGCGGATATTTATCGGCGGGTGTTGGCAGAATGA
- a CDS encoding element excision factor XisH family protein, which produces MSTIWNRLLVNTSCINKSWRLQTEPDRELFLAVTNKVANTIFSVEIGQILLDGNIVKVLVFDPESEIITQWLPN; this is translated from the coding sequence ATGTCAACGATTTGGAACAGGCTATTGGTCAATACGTCCTGTATAAACAAATCATGGAGACTGCAAACCGAGCCTGATCGGGAATTGTTTCTGGCTGTCACCAATAAAGTAGCGAATACCATTTTCTCTGTTGAAATCGGTCAGATATTACTGGATGGCAATATTGTTAAAGTTTTGGTGTTTGATCCTGAAAGCGAGATCATTACGCAATGGCTACCGAATTGA
- a CDS encoding UPF0175 family protein, with amino-acid sequence MLRLPNRFMLEHTMQITLDIPDQHLIDQSPEEFGKRIKLYAALMMFQEGSLSAGAASEFAGIDLFTFITECQQHNIPLVDSAPEALDGELEDLRMIT; translated from the coding sequence ATGCTACGATTACCTAATCGCTTCATGCTGGAACACACCATGCAAATCACGTTAGACATTCCTGATCAACACCTTATCGACCAATCCCCCGAAGAATTCGGCAAACGCATCAAGTTGTACGCTGCCCTGATGATGTTCCAAGAGGGAAGTTTGTCGGCGGGTGCTGCATCCGAGTTTGCAGGTATTGACCTTTTTACCTTCATCACCGAATGTCAACAGCATAACATCCCGCTGGTTGATTCCGCACCGGAAGCACTGGATGGAGAACTGGAAGATTTGCGGATGATTACTTGA